A single region of the Streptomyces sp. NBC_01262 genome encodes:
- a CDS encoding sirohydrochlorin chelatase yields MSTAEGPASGLPVRMPRPRQPGRHRRPEQLTTPEGAPALVLAVPGTPSSATRSLAEEVISIARSELSGLDPRIGWVDGDDGEYPTLESVLARAAAERTEDGPAAVVVPLLAGPEASVMRRVRQAVMDSRSAAEVTDVLGPHPLLAEALHVRLSEAGLARADRARLFTVATAADGIILATVGGEEAVQAAGVTGLLLAARLAVPVLAAALDVEGSIAQAADQLRSSGSHTLALAPCLIGPEIAPELLHDASKEAGCMGADALGPYAAVGKLVIAKYTTALGIAQQPSQGAPAH; encoded by the coding sequence ATGAGCACTGCCGAAGGCCCCGCATCCGGGCTGCCCGTTCGTATGCCTCGCCCGCGCCAGCCCGGTCGGCACCGGCGACCGGAACAGCTGACCACGCCCGAGGGCGCCCCCGCGCTCGTCCTCGCCGTGCCCGGCACCCCGTCCTCCGCGACCCGGAGTCTGGCGGAGGAAGTCATCAGCATCGCCCGTTCCGAGCTGTCCGGCCTCGACCCCCGCATCGGCTGGGTGGACGGCGACGACGGCGAGTACCCGACTCTGGAGTCCGTGCTGGCCCGGGCGGCCGCCGAGCGTACCGAGGACGGCCCCGCGGCCGTCGTCGTGCCGCTGCTCGCCGGTCCCGAGGCCTCGGTCATGCGCCGGGTCCGCCAGGCCGTCATGGACAGCCGCAGCGCCGCCGAGGTGACCGATGTCCTCGGCCCGCACCCGCTGCTCGCCGAGGCGCTGCACGTGCGCCTGTCCGAGGCCGGTCTCGCCCGCGCCGACCGCGCCCGGCTGTTCACCGTGGCGACCGCGGCCGACGGCATCATCCTGGCCACCGTCGGCGGCGAAGAGGCCGTCCAGGCCGCCGGGGTGACGGGCCTGCTGCTCGCCGCCCGCCTCGCGGTGCCGGTGCTCGCCGCCGCGCTGGACGTCGAGGGCTCCATCGCCCAGGCCGCCGACCAGCTGCGTTCCTCCGGCTCGCACACGCTGGCCCTGGCGCCCTGCCTGATCGGCCCGGAGATCGCCCCTGAGCTGCTGCACGACGCCTCCAAGGAGGCCGGCTGCATGGGCGCCGACGCGCTCGGCCCCTACGCGGCGGTCGGCAAGCTGGTCATCGCCAAGTACACGACGGCGCTGGGTATCGCCCAGCAGCCCTCGCAGGGCGCTCCGGCCCACTGA
- a CDS encoding lactonase family protein, with product MAGHAYIGSFTSAGGPGLTAASVDPGTGALTVLSSTDAVANPSFLTLSADGELLYAVSENPEQGGAAVFSLSDPGEPRQFGKTVPVGGGAPTHLALHQGHLLTANYATGTVSVLPVAVDGGLGGPVSVMAHEGDGPDPQRQEGPHAHMVLPDPSGRWALTVDLGTDSVRVCELDEATGELEIERELGLRSGIGPRHLAFHPRGDRAYVISELDSAVTVCHWDAGIGRLRPLAEVSVLPADFPGPNYPSELVLSADGRFAWAANRGHNSIAVLSLDESGDRMELLETVGCGGDWPRHLTLGPSGNRLYAANERSGNVVWFDIDAETGRPVQGGSVAVPAASCVVFR from the coding sequence GTGGCCGGGCATGCGTACATCGGGTCGTTCACATCGGCGGGCGGGCCGGGACTGACCGCCGCCTCCGTCGACCCCGGCACGGGGGCGCTGACCGTGCTGAGTTCCACGGACGCGGTGGCGAACCCGTCCTTCCTCACGCTGTCGGCCGACGGCGAACTGCTGTACGCGGTCAGTGAGAACCCGGAGCAGGGCGGCGCGGCCGTCTTCTCGCTCAGCGACCCGGGCGAGCCCAGGCAGTTCGGCAAGACCGTGCCCGTCGGCGGCGGCGCGCCCACCCATCTGGCGCTGCACCAGGGCCACCTGCTGACCGCCAACTACGCCACCGGCACCGTCAGCGTGCTCCCGGTCGCCGTGGACGGCGGCCTCGGCGGGCCCGTCTCCGTCATGGCGCACGAGGGCGACGGCCCGGACCCGCAGCGCCAGGAGGGGCCGCACGCCCACATGGTGCTGCCCGACCCCTCGGGCCGCTGGGCGCTGACCGTGGACCTGGGCACGGACTCGGTGCGGGTGTGCGAGCTCGACGAGGCCACCGGCGAGCTGGAGATAGAGCGGGAGCTGGGGCTGCGCTCCGGGATCGGGCCGCGCCACCTGGCGTTCCATCCGCGCGGGGACCGCGCCTACGTCATCAGCGAGCTGGACTCGGCCGTCACGGTCTGCCACTGGGACGCCGGCATCGGGCGGCTGCGCCCGCTGGCCGAGGTCTCCGTGCTGCCGGCGGACTTCCCGGGGCCCAACTACCCCTCGGAGCTTGTGCTCTCGGCCGACGGCCGCTTCGCCTGGGCCGCCAACCGCGGCCACAACAGCATCGCCGTGCTCTCCCTCGACGAGTCCGGCGACCGGATGGAACTGCTGGAGACCGTCGGCTGTGGCGGCGACTGGCCGCGCCACCTCACCCTCGGCCCGTCGGGAAACCGCCTGTACGCCGCCAACGAGCGCTCCGGGAACGTCGTGTGGTTCGACATCGACGCGGAGACCGGCAGGCCCGTACAGGGCGGCTCGGTCGCCGTCCCGGCGGCGTCCTGCGTCGTGTTCCGCTGA
- a CDS encoding FUSC family protein, with amino-acid sequence MFMSPDPGHARLRNATRAVLGIGLGVALTLAAGLPLPAVVAGGLAALLALFTVTDPGVRAQAATTALLPVAGLPVLAFAAWLHPYPAARDAAFLAVVFAGVYARRWGPRGHALGVFAFMMFFVAQFLRAVPALLPELYAAVGLGLAAAALVRFGLWCHERGTPPAHAVVLPQPRGMRRPTTRQAVQATLAAGVAVAVGQALSQDRWYWAVGTAWWIFVNTTSRGEALVRGFRRVLGTVAGIAAGPVVALPLHGAPVPTAVLVAACVFGIFYTAPVSYSWMMFFVTVMAGLLYGLLGILRPELLLLRLEETAVGALGAAAAVLVVLPVTTHAATDALIRRSLHAVRDFTAEAARHLDGGPGDGLPRHVGELDHLLGRVRTSVAPLVHPLSPMRHRKARARAVLALLDDCADRVRALAEAVADPHAGRDARLLAACARVEAAVARLVTPGTATAAPGPQPAAGGPATDNGTHSHADRALAQLHGLETALTHLAVPLRRASRTELAA; translated from the coding sequence ATGTTCATGAGCCCGGACCCGGGGCACGCGCGCCTGCGCAACGCCACCCGGGCCGTCCTCGGCATCGGCCTGGGCGTCGCGCTGACGCTCGCCGCGGGCCTGCCGCTGCCGGCCGTCGTCGCGGGCGGGCTCGCCGCGCTGCTGGCGCTGTTCACCGTGACCGACCCGGGGGTCCGCGCACAGGCCGCGACCACCGCGCTGCTGCCCGTCGCCGGGCTGCCCGTACTGGCGTTCGCCGCCTGGCTGCACCCGTATCCGGCGGCGCGCGACGCCGCGTTTCTCGCGGTGGTCTTCGCCGGGGTCTACGCCCGTCGCTGGGGGCCGCGCGGCCACGCGCTGGGCGTGTTCGCGTTCATGATGTTCTTCGTCGCACAGTTCCTGCGCGCGGTCCCGGCGCTGCTGCCCGAGTTGTACGCCGCCGTCGGGCTCGGCCTGGCCGCCGCCGCGCTCGTCCGCTTCGGGCTGTGGTGCCACGAGCGCGGTACGCCGCCTGCGCATGCCGTCGTTCTGCCGCAGCCGCGCGGCATGCGCAGGCCGACCACCCGGCAGGCCGTCCAGGCCACGCTCGCGGCGGGCGTGGCGGTCGCGGTCGGCCAGGCGCTCTCGCAGGACCGCTGGTACTGGGCGGTGGGCACCGCCTGGTGGATCTTCGTCAACACGACCTCGCGTGGCGAGGCGCTGGTGCGCGGCTTCCGCCGGGTCCTCGGCACGGTGGCCGGCATCGCTGCCGGACCGGTCGTCGCGCTGCCCCTGCACGGCGCCCCCGTCCCGACCGCCGTCCTGGTGGCGGCTTGCGTCTTCGGGATCTTCTACACGGCCCCGGTCTCGTACAGCTGGATGATGTTCTTCGTGACCGTCATGGCCGGGCTGCTCTACGGGCTGCTGGGCATCCTGCGTCCGGAACTGCTCCTGCTGCGCCTGGAGGAGACCGCGGTGGGCGCGCTCGGCGCCGCTGCCGCCGTCCTCGTCGTGCTGCCCGTCACCACGCACGCCGCCACCGACGCCCTGATCCGGCGCTCGCTGCACGCCGTACGGGACTTCACCGCCGAGGCGGCCCGCCACCTGGACGGCGGACCCGGCGACGGCCTGCCCCGTCACGTCGGCGAACTCGACCATCTGCTGGGCCGGGTACGGACATCCGTGGCGCCCCTGGTCCATCCGCTCAGCCCCATGCGGCACCGCAAGGCCCGGGCCCGCGCGGTGCTGGCACTCCTGGACGACTGCGCCGACCGGGTCCGCGCGCTCGCCGAGGCCGTCGCCGACCCGCACGCGGGCCGCGACGCCCGGCTGCTCGCCGCCTGCGCCCGCGTGGAGGCCGCCGTGGCCCGGCTGGTGACACCGGGAACGGCGACGGCCGCCCCGGGCCCGCAGCCGGCAGCCGGCGGGCCCGCCACGGACAACGGCACCCACTCGCACGCGGACCGCGCGCTCGCACAGCTGCACGGACTGGAGACGGCGCTCACGCATCTCGCGGTGCCCCTGCGGCGGGCTTCGCGGACCGAACTCGCCGCGTAA
- a CDS encoding Lrp/AsnC family transcriptional regulator, producing the protein MAVDRLDARILTLLLEQPRTSVREYARLLGVARGTLQARLDRLERDGVITGYGPELSPAALGHPVLAFVHIEVTQGDLDDAGDALAAVPEIIEAFSITGGGDLLARVVARDNAHLEDVIQRLIQVPGVVRTRTEMALRERVPHRVAPLVASMGGGPADRREEVRASVSPAARARPGSGR; encoded by the coding sequence ATGGCCGTGGACAGACTGGACGCGCGGATCCTGACGCTGCTGCTGGAGCAGCCGCGCACCAGCGTGCGCGAGTACGCCCGCCTCCTGGGCGTGGCCCGGGGGACGCTCCAGGCCCGCCTGGACCGGCTGGAACGCGACGGAGTGATCACGGGGTACGGGCCTGAGCTGTCGCCCGCCGCCCTCGGTCATCCCGTGCTGGCCTTTGTGCACATCGAGGTCACCCAGGGCGACCTGGACGATGCCGGTGACGCGCTGGCGGCCGTGCCGGAGATCATCGAGGCGTTCTCCATCACCGGCGGCGGCGACCTGCTCGCGCGGGTGGTCGCCCGGGACAACGCGCACCTGGAGGATGTGATCCAGCGCCTCATCCAGGTGCCCGGTGTCGTGCGGACCCGTACCGAGATGGCGCTGCGGGAGCGGGTGCCGCACCGCGTCGCCCCGCTGGTCGCGTCGATGGGCGGCGGCCCGGCGGACCGGCGCGAGGAGGTCAGGGCTTCGGTGTCTCCCGCTGCCCGCGCCAGGCCAGGTAGTGGTCGATGA
- a CDS encoding NAD-dependent epimerase/dehydratase family protein: MNGGDAPVLVTGGSGFVGSHLVQQLLERGYRVHTTVRAVSNTAKVAPLRGMQERFPGSLELFEADLLAEGSFDRAMDGCRVVFHVASPFLMPEKIKDGHRDVVEPALAGTRNVLAAIERTPTVEKLVLTSTVGAIFGDYSDVLGMPGQVLSESCFNTTSTVENNPYHYGKTVAEREAWDAERAQDRWRMIAVNPGLVLGPSLTPASDSGSLFLVDELFKGYFFYGAPDFSFTLADVRDVASAHIAAAETPGAHGRYIVAAPEMVSFLDMSKAVLKRFPRSLRLPRHGLPHWPVRILGPAFGLTQDYIRKHLGIRFTVDNGRSVRELGVVYRPAEETVIDHYLAWRGQRETPKP, translated from the coding sequence GTGAACGGCGGTGACGCGCCGGTTCTGGTGACCGGCGGCAGCGGGTTCGTCGGCAGTCATCTGGTCCAGCAGCTGCTGGAGCGCGGCTACCGGGTGCACACCACGGTCCGGGCCGTGTCCAACACCGCGAAGGTGGCGCCCCTGCGGGGCATGCAGGAGCGTTTCCCCGGTTCGCTGGAGCTGTTCGAGGCCGACCTGCTGGCGGAGGGCTCCTTCGACCGGGCGATGGACGGCTGCCGTGTCGTCTTCCACGTAGCCTCGCCGTTCCTGATGCCCGAGAAGATCAAGGACGGTCACAGGGACGTCGTCGAACCGGCGCTGGCCGGCACCCGCAATGTGCTGGCCGCGATAGAGCGGACGCCCACGGTCGAAAAACTCGTCCTCACCTCGACCGTCGGCGCGATCTTCGGCGACTACTCCGACGTCCTGGGCATGCCCGGCCAGGTCCTCTCGGAAAGCTGCTTCAACACCACCAGCACGGTGGAGAACAACCCCTACCACTACGGCAAGACGGTCGCGGAGCGCGAGGCCTGGGACGCGGAACGCGCCCAGGACCGCTGGCGCATGATCGCCGTCAACCCCGGTCTCGTGCTCGGTCCCTCACTGACCCCCGCCTCGGACTCCGGCAGCCTGTTCCTCGTCGACGAGCTGTTCAAGGGGTACTTCTTCTACGGGGCGCCCGACTTCAGCTTCACCCTCGCGGACGTCAGGGATGTGGCGAGCGCCCACATCGCGGCGGCGGAGACCCCGGGCGCGCACGGACGCTACATCGTCGCCGCGCCGGAGATGGTGTCCTTCCTGGACATGTCCAAAGCCGTCCTGAAGCGGTTCCCCCGCAGCCTCCGGCTGCCCCGGCACGGCCTCCCGCACTGGCCGGTCAGGATCCTGGGCCCGGCGTTCGGCCTGACGCAGGACTACATCCGCAAACACCTCGGGATCAGGTTCACCGTCGACAACGGCCGGAGCGTGCGGGAACTGGGCGTCGTCTACCGGCCTGCCGAGGAGACGGTCATCGACCACTACCTGGCCTGGCGCGGGCAGCGGGAGACACCGAAGCCCTGA
- a CDS encoding MarR family winged helix-turn-helix transcriptional regulator produces the protein MHTPAPKPTRRLEYEQMLLSRHLHLSKANGRRKDGTLERSAYILLSRIRVEGPMSIGELSEAFGLDSSTLNRQTAAALRSGLVERIPDPDGGIARKFRLTKEGERRLDEERDGNVRALDEIMADWSPEDIAVFADCVKRFNADIERLHGNPWPRPEHR, from the coding sequence ATGCACACGCCCGCGCCGAAGCCGACGCGCCGGCTCGAGTACGAGCAGATGCTGCTCAGCCGGCACCTTCACCTGAGCAAGGCCAACGGGCGGCGCAAGGACGGCACTCTGGAGCGCAGCGCGTACATCCTGCTCAGCCGCATCCGGGTGGAGGGGCCGATGTCCATCGGTGAGCTGAGCGAGGCCTTCGGACTGGACTCCTCCACCCTCAACCGGCAGACCGCCGCCGCCCTGCGCTCCGGCCTGGTCGAGCGGATCCCCGACCCGGACGGCGGCATCGCCCGTAAGTTCCGCCTCACCAAGGAGGGCGAACGCCGCCTCGACGAGGAGCGCGACGGCAACGTCCGGGCCCTCGACGAGATCATGGCCGACTGGTCACCCGAGGACATCGCGGTGTTCGCCGACTGCGTCAAGCGCTTCAACGCCGACATCGAACGCCTCCACGGCAACCCCTGGCCGCGGCCGGAGCACCGGTGA
- a CDS encoding MFS transporter, with amino-acid sequence MDGPQPTTRTGAVVATLAFAGTVAAIMQTLVTPLISELPTILGTSSSNAAWVITATLLSAAVFVPVSGRLGDLYGKKRMLLVSAAPLVIGSVVCALASSVVPMIVGRGLQGMGMGMVPIGISLLRDVLPAEKLSGSIALVSASMGIGGGLGLPIAAGVAEYASWRALFWGAAVLASVIAALIWFLVPSTEPGAAGQRFDFVGAVGLGAGLVSLLLAVSKGADWGWASGTTLGLFATAVLSFGAWGFWELRVTDPLVDLRTTRKPRVLTTNLASVLVGFGMYASMLIVPQLLVLPKATGYGLGQSMLAMGLWMAPGGLMMMFVSPFGGKISTARGPKFTLILGTLVIAAGYGLSMVLMGSAAGLLVVSMVCNSGVGLAYGAMPALILSSVPQSESASANSFNTLMRSLGTSFAAAVIGVVLSQMTTTMGGYTLASENGFRVGLLIGCGVALVAAAAAAFIPAAAVDRPAPEADAVGHEARAEASASA; translated from the coding sequence ATGGACGGCCCCCAGCCGACCACCCGCACCGGCGCCGTCGTCGCGACGCTGGCGTTCGCCGGCACCGTCGCCGCGATCATGCAGACCCTGGTGACGCCACTGATCTCCGAGCTGCCCACGATCCTGGGCACCAGCTCGTCGAACGCCGCCTGGGTGATCACCGCGACGCTGCTGTCGGCAGCCGTCTTCGTGCCGGTCAGCGGCCGTCTGGGCGACCTCTACGGCAAGAAGCGCATGCTGCTCGTCTCCGCCGCACCGCTGGTCATCGGCTCGGTCGTGTGCGCCCTGGCCTCGTCCGTCGTACCCATGATCGTGGGCCGCGGGCTGCAGGGCATGGGCATGGGCATGGTGCCGATCGGCATCAGCCTGCTGCGTGACGTGCTGCCGGCGGAGAAGCTGAGCGGCTCCATCGCCCTGGTCAGCGCCTCCATGGGCATCGGCGGCGGCCTCGGCCTGCCGATCGCCGCCGGGGTCGCTGAGTACGCGAGCTGGCGCGCGCTGTTCTGGGGTGCGGCCGTGCTCGCGAGCGTCATCGCCGCCCTCATCTGGTTCCTGGTGCCCAGCACCGAGCCGGGCGCGGCGGGCCAGCGCTTCGACTTCGTCGGCGCCGTCGGACTCGGCGCCGGCCTGGTGTCCTTGCTGCTCGCGGTCTCCAAGGGCGCGGACTGGGGCTGGGCTTCGGGCACCACGCTCGGCCTGTTCGCCACCGCCGTGCTGTCCTTCGGCGCCTGGGGATTCTGGGAGCTGCGCGTCACCGACCCGCTGGTGGACCTGCGCACCACGCGCAAGCCGCGCGTCCTGACCACCAACCTCGCCTCGGTCCTGGTCGGCTTCGGCATGTACGCCTCGATGCTGATCGTGCCGCAGCTCCTGGTGCTGCCCAAGGCCACCGGCTACGGCCTCGGCCAGTCGATGCTGGCCATGGGCCTGTGGATGGCCCCCGGCGGTCTGATGATGATGTTCGTCTCGCCGTTCGGCGGCAAGATCAGCACCGCCCGCGGCCCCAAGTTCACCCTGATCCTGGGCACGTTGGTGATCGCGGCCGGTTACGGCCTGTCGATGGTGCTGATGGGGTCCGCGGCCGGGCTGCTGGTCGTCAGCATGGTGTGCAACTCCGGCGTCGGCCTGGCCTACGGCGCGATGCCCGCGCTGATCCTCAGCTCGGTGCCGCAGTCCGAGTCCGCTTCCGCCAACAGCTTCAACACGCTGATGCGCTCGCTGGGCACGTCCTTCGCCGCCGCCGTGATCGGTGTGGTGCTCTCGCAGATGACCACCACCATGGGCGGCTACACCCTCGCCTCGGAGAACGGCTTCCGCGTCGGCCTGCTGATCGGCTGCGGCGTGGCGCTGGTCGCCGCGGCGGCCGCCGCCTTCATCCCGGCCGCCGCCGTGGACCGCCCCGCCCCCGAGGCCGACGCGGTCGGGCACGAGGCCCGCGCCGAGGCCTCCGCGTCCGCCTGA
- a CDS encoding acyl-CoA dehydrogenase family protein, with product MPATRTLPAPEAVDLIGLTRELAAKELAPRVCEAEAEERFPREVFRTLGRSGLLSLPYPEEYGGGGQPYEVYLQVLEELAAVWSSVAVGVSVHALSCFGLAVFGTEEQKDEWLPGMLGGELLGAYCLSEAHAGSDPGAMRTRAVRDGDDYVLNGAKAWITHGGHADFYTIMARTSDERSGGISCFLVPAGTPGVVADPPERKMGLTGSVTATMRLEDVRIPAHRRIGEEGQGLEIAFAGLDSGRLGIAAVATGLAQGALDHALRYARDRETFGRPIIEHQGLAFVLADMAAAVQTARATTLAAARLKDQGLPFSCEASIAKLVATDNAMKVTTDAVQVLGGYGYTRDFPVERYMREAKVMQIFEGTNQIQRLIIGRALREDDQGALRARPTS from the coding sequence ATGCCCGCTACCCGAACGCTCCCCGCCCCGGAAGCCGTAGACCTGATCGGCCTGACCCGCGAGCTCGCGGCGAAGGAACTCGCGCCCCGCGTCTGCGAGGCGGAGGCCGAGGAGCGGTTCCCCCGAGAGGTCTTCCGAACGCTGGGCCGGTCCGGGCTGCTGAGCCTGCCCTACCCCGAGGAGTACGGCGGCGGTGGCCAGCCCTACGAGGTCTATCTGCAGGTCCTCGAAGAGCTCGCCGCCGTGTGGTCCAGCGTCGCGGTCGGCGTCTCGGTGCACGCCCTGTCCTGTTTCGGCCTGGCGGTATTCGGCACCGAGGAGCAGAAGGACGAGTGGCTCCCCGGCATGCTCGGCGGCGAACTGCTCGGCGCCTACTGCCTGTCCGAGGCGCACGCCGGATCCGACCCCGGAGCGATGCGTACGCGAGCGGTCAGGGACGGCGACGACTATGTGCTCAACGGCGCCAAGGCGTGGATCACGCACGGCGGGCACGCGGACTTCTACACGATCATGGCGCGTACCTCCGACGAGCGCTCGGGCGGCATCTCCTGCTTCCTCGTCCCGGCCGGCACCCCCGGAGTGGTCGCCGATCCGCCCGAGCGGAAGATGGGCCTGACCGGGTCGGTCACCGCGACCATGCGCCTGGAGGACGTACGCATCCCCGCGCATCGCCGGATCGGCGAGGAGGGCCAGGGACTTGAGATCGCCTTCGCCGGGCTGGACAGCGGGCGGCTCGGCATCGCGGCAGTGGCCACCGGCCTCGCGCAGGGCGCGCTGGACCACGCCCTGCGCTACGCGCGGGACCGGGAGACCTTCGGCCGGCCCATCATCGAGCACCAGGGCCTGGCCTTCGTGCTCGCCGACATGGCCGCCGCCGTCCAGACCGCCCGTGCCACCACGCTGGCCGCCGCCCGGCTCAAGGACCAGGGACTGCCGTTCAGCTGCGAGGCCTCCATCGCCAAGCTGGTCGCCACCGACAACGCCATGAAGGTCACCACCGACGCCGTCCAGGTGCTGGGCGGCTACGGCTACACCCGTGACTTCCCGGTCGAGCGCTACATGCGCGAGGCCAAGGTCATGCAGATCTTCGAAGGCACCAACCAGATCCAGCGTCTGATCATCGGCCGTGCCCTCAGGGAGGACGACCAGGGCGCCCTCAGAGCGCGGCCCACGTCCTGA
- a CDS encoding CaiB/BaiF CoA transferase family protein, with product MMPRGGSTGPLAGLRVLELAGLGPAPHAAMLLADLGADVVRVERPSGRALRLGPAGAADIVLRGRRSVRADLKQPEGRALVRQLADRADVLIEGLRPGVAERLGVGPETFEERNPGLVYGRVTGWGQTGPLSQTPGHDLNYIGLTGVLHAMGRGDGPPPPPLNLVGDFGGGSMLLVVGVLAALWERSRSGAGQVVDAAMIDGTALLSQMTLALRGMGEWSDERSSNLLDGAAPFYDTYACADGSYVAVGALEPHFFAALLDGLGLDPGRLPAQHDRDGWPVLRARFTELFASRTRDEWAAHFAGTDACVTPVLTFAEAGAHPHVTARRTLTEVDGILQASPAPRFSRTPGGRPSAPGAPGADTESVLRDWGARVRETPRAR from the coding sequence ATGATGCCTCGCGGCGGATCCACCGGCCCACTGGCCGGCCTGCGCGTCCTCGAACTCGCCGGGCTCGGACCGGCTCCGCACGCCGCCATGCTGCTGGCCGATCTCGGCGCCGACGTGGTGCGCGTGGAGAGGCCTTCCGGCCGGGCGCTCCGACTCGGCCCCGCCGGCGCGGCCGACATCGTGCTGCGCGGCCGCCGGTCGGTCCGCGCGGATCTCAAGCAGCCCGAAGGGCGCGCGCTCGTACGGCAGTTGGCCGACCGGGCCGATGTCCTCATCGAGGGCCTGCGGCCCGGCGTCGCCGAACGGCTCGGGGTCGGCCCCGAGACCTTCGAGGAACGCAATCCGGGGCTCGTCTACGGACGGGTCACCGGCTGGGGGCAGACCGGGCCACTCTCGCAGACCCCCGGACACGACCTGAACTACATCGGTCTCACCGGCGTGCTCCACGCGATGGGCCGCGGCGACGGGCCGCCGCCCCCGCCCCTCAACCTGGTCGGAGACTTCGGCGGCGGGTCGATGCTCCTGGTCGTCGGCGTCCTGGCCGCACTCTGGGAACGCTCGCGCTCCGGCGCCGGACAGGTCGTCGACGCCGCCATGATCGACGGGACCGCCCTGCTGAGCCAGATGACGCTCGCGCTGCGCGGCATGGGCGAGTGGTCCGACGAGCGAAGCTCCAACCTCCTGGACGGCGCCGCCCCGTTCTACGACACCTACGCGTGCGCCGACGGATCGTACGTCGCCGTCGGCGCGCTCGAACCGCACTTCTTCGCCGCCCTGCTCGACGGACTGGGCCTCGACCCCGGCCGGCTGCCCGCCCAGCACGACCGCGACGGCTGGCCGGTGCTGCGGGCGCGCTTCACCGAGCTGTTCGCCTCCCGCACCCGCGACGAATGGGCCGCGCACTTCGCAGGTACGGACGCGTGCGTGACCCCGGTCCTCACCTTCGCCGAGGCGGGCGCCCACCCGCATGTGACGGCCCGCCGCACCCTGACCGAGGTCGACGGCATCCTCCAGGCCTCACCCGCCCCGCGCTTCTCCCGCACGCCCGGCGGCCGGCCCTCGGCGCCGGGCGCGCCGGGCGCGGACACCGAGTCGGTGCTTCGGGACTGGGGCGCCAGGGTCAGGGAGACACCGCGTGCACGATGA
- a CDS encoding TetR/AcrR family transcriptional regulator: MPSPRRTARQSDLLQRLVALLAAEGFASFTLDELTERLRCSKTTLYQLAGSKQELVREAVKHYFREATQAIEKEVADTSAPADRVVVYLNAVARQLRPLSRRFLDDMAGFEPAREVYEANTRLAVDRMRQLIAEGVAAGAFRDVNAAFVGEVVAATMQAIQRGEVAARTGLTDAQAYAELVSLIVHAVSP, from the coding sequence ATGCCGTCCCCACGTCGTACAGCGCGCCAGAGCGATCTGCTCCAGCGGCTGGTCGCCCTGCTGGCGGCCGAGGGTTTCGCGTCCTTCACGCTCGACGAGCTGACCGAGCGGCTGCGCTGCTCGAAGACGACGCTGTACCAGCTGGCGGGCAGCAAACAGGAGCTGGTCCGGGAGGCGGTGAAGCACTACTTCCGGGAGGCGACCCAGGCCATCGAGAAGGAGGTGGCGGACACCTCCGCGCCCGCGGACCGGGTGGTGGTCTACCTGAACGCGGTGGCCCGGCAGCTGAGGCCGCTGTCACGGCGGTTCCTGGACGACATGGCCGGCTTCGAACCGGCGCGCGAGGTGTACGAGGCCAACACGCGCCTCGCCGTCGACCGGATGAGGCAGCTGATCGCGGAAGGGGTCGCCGCCGGTGCCTTCCGGGACGTCAACGCCGCGTTCGTGGGCGAGGTCGTCGCCGCCACCATGCAGGCGATCCAGCGCGGCGAGGTGGCCGCGCGCACCGGGCTGACGGACGCGCAGGCGTACGCCGAGCTGGTGTCGCTCATCGTGCACGCGGTGTCTCCCTGA
- a CDS encoding SDR family NAD(P)-dependent oxidoreductase encodes MAPDRDAAARMFGLDGRVAIVTGASSGLGASVAGALASVGARVAVVARRQDRLAELAKEIDGLAVACDLSDPDRVGSVVPAVVEGLGPPEILVNAAGNMFTTEPAECEPPDAIRRTMDLNLVAPFLLAQAVFPHMRALGRGSIVNVSSISGRVGVPGIPQASYAASKAGLSGLTAELAVQWARHSIRVNTVAPGFFRSEITGPLYESERAAEYLRRNTPLPMEGTAQDIVGAVVWLAGDAAGYVTGQTVVVDGGWTAR; translated from the coding sequence GTGGCGCCGGACCGCGATGCCGCCGCCCGGATGTTCGGACTCGACGGCCGGGTGGCGATCGTGACCGGGGCCTCGTCGGGTCTGGGAGCCTCGGTGGCCGGGGCGCTGGCCTCGGTCGGCGCCAGGGTCGCGGTTGTGGCCCGCCGTCAGGACAGGCTCGCCGAGCTCGCCAAGGAGATCGACGGCCTCGCCGTCGCCTGTGACCTGTCCGACCCCGACCGGGTCGGCTCCGTCGTGCCGGCCGTCGTCGAGGGCCTGGGGCCGCCGGAGATCCTCGTCAACGCCGCCGGGAACATGTTCACCACCGAGCCCGCCGAGTGCGAGCCGCCCGACGCGATCCGCCGGACCATGGACCTCAACCTGGTGGCCCCGTTCCTGCTCGCTCAGGCCGTCTTCCCGCACATGCGCGCCCTGGGCCGGGGTTCGATCGTCAACGTCTCGTCCATCAGCGGCCGGGTCGGTGTCCCCGGGATCCCGCAGGCGTCCTACGCGGCGAGCAAGGCGGGGCTGTCCGGCCTGACCGCCGAACTCGCGGTGCAGTGGGCACGGCACTCGATCCGGGTGAACACCGTCGCCCCCGGCTTCTTCCGCAGCGAGATCACCGGCCCGCTCTACGAGAGCGAGCGCGCCGCCGAGTACCTGCGCCGCAACACCCCGCTGCCCATGGAGGGGACCGCGCAGGACATCGTGGGCGCCGTCGTATGGCTCGCCGGCGACGCCGCGGGCTACGTCACCGGGCAGACGGTCGTCGTCGACGGCGGCTGGACCGCGCGCTGA